A region from the Desulfitobacterium dehalogenans ATCC 51507 genome encodes:
- a CDS encoding respiratory chain complex I subunit 1 family protein, whose protein sequence is MLNFGEWNGGVIFFSIVHLLIFLLAAPLLQGWIKKVKAFWQMRQGPSLLQPYRDLRKYMGKEEVISEHASWIFLVTPSLVLGSTFLACFVVPGPWGWAPIHSLGSLFWLAASLGLARFFLALAGLDAGGTFGGMGSSREVFVAALAEPGFILSLVVLALMTETTSLMGMITGLQGMSIFETPRVLALLALFIIVIAEMGRIPVDNPDTHLELTMIHEGMLLDYSGRSLGFLLWAEQLKQLLLLQLLTVLILPANINLMNPSGQGIPLETLLIQGILQIGLIVLLGAFFATLESINVKVRLFRIPNILAMGLASAVLALITLWIMKGGI, encoded by the coding sequence ATGCTGAACTTTGGAGAATGGAATGGGGGAGTAATCTTCTTTTCCATTGTGCACTTGCTCATATTTTTGCTCGCTGCTCCCTTGTTGCAGGGATGGATAAAAAAAGTAAAAGCCTTTTGGCAGATGCGTCAGGGACCATCTCTTCTCCAGCCCTATCGGGACCTTCGGAAGTATATGGGGAAAGAAGAAGTTATCTCAGAGCATGCTTCATGGATCTTCCTGGTTACTCCTTCCCTTGTCTTAGGTAGTACCTTCCTTGCCTGTTTTGTTGTTCCCGGTCCCTGGGGATGGGCACCCATCCACTCTCTGGGATCCCTTTTTTGGCTGGCGGCCAGCCTTGGTCTGGCTCGGTTTTTTCTTGCACTTGCCGGCTTGGATGCCGGAGGAACCTTTGGCGGTATGGGAAGCAGCCGTGAGGTTTTTGTAGCGGCCTTAGCCGAACCCGGATTTATTCTGAGTTTGGTCGTTCTGGCTCTGATGACGGAGACCACTTCACTCATGGGAATGATCACTGGGCTGCAGGGGATGTCCATCTTTGAGACGCCCCGAGTTCTTGCGTTATTGGCCCTTTTTATTATCGTCATCGCTGAGATGGGGAGGATTCCGGTGGATAATCCCGACACTCATCTGGAGTTGACTATGATTCATGAAGGTATGCTTCTGGACTACTCAGGTCGTTCTTTAGGCTTTTTACTTTGGGCAGAACAGCTGAAACAGCTGCTTCTGCTTCAGCTTCTGACTGTCTTGATTTTACCTGCCAATATAAATCTTATGAATCCCTCAGGCCAGGGCATCCCACTCGAGACGTTACTTATCCAGGGAATCCTCCAGATCGGCCTTATAGTTTTACTGGGTGCTTTCTTTGCCACCCTTGAAAGCATTAATGTTAAGGTTCGGCTTTTTCGGATTCCCAATATTCTAGCTATGGGTTTGGCTTCTGCTGTCCTGGCTCTGATAACTCTTTGGATTATGAAAGGAGGGATATGA
- a CDS encoding proton-conducting transporter membrane subunit, with protein sequence MVGMERGVRIGTMSLTLVMAILGIFFLGWNFPVGDPSGQWNVAGFSFDGLTAFFLFLLFLGQGVASLYGLGYMKEYEGKKSLISFSLSWVAFLGSMAGVLLVNNGFYFLFLWELMSLFSFFLVVYEHEETSNRKAAFIYFVMTHVGTVFLIAAVLYLYSKTGSFLYGDWAAIASELSPGEKNSLFLCFLVGFGTKAGLVPFHIWLPYAHPVAPSPVSALMSGVMVKIALYMIMRLVWLTLAPMELWWGGLMLALGVLSAFIGILYACVERNVKRLLAYSTVENMGILTMALGTAMIAQTLGYTELVVLALAAFFWHGVHHLLFKSNMFMAAGNIIQATHTKKLDQMGGLLKKMPRTGLWAMVGAVGLAALPPLGGFWGEWLLFHALWKTSIQVGGGLLKLMLPLILTALAFVSALALATMVKWFSGAFLGQARTANAEKAQELPWSQTVSMGSSMMLTLLILLWPQGLLKLMSVPIQVLSYQSSSSLTDSLISPFFSDFLSLITPYILLLGLFSGTLYLLSGGKRRRVSGTWNCGVPLTPRMQYTSLGITMPLRIVLKRILAFHSIIDKKFGENPYVLQSLKYRGRTREMVEEAFYRPSMKLVLWCADRIRILQTGSIHTYLAYILLTLVVVLIWTM encoded by the coding sequence ATGGTGGGTATGGAGCGAGGTGTTAGGATAGGAACAATGAGCCTAACGCTAGTGATGGCAATCCTCGGAATTTTCTTTCTGGGCTGGAATTTTCCGGTTGGTGATCCTTCGGGTCAATGGAATGTGGCCGGTTTTTCTTTCGATGGATTGACCGCATTCTTCCTTTTTTTGCTTTTTCTTGGGCAAGGAGTGGCATCTCTTTACGGCCTGGGCTATATGAAGGAATATGAGGGAAAAAAATCTCTTATATCCTTTTCCTTATCCTGGGTGGCCTTTCTGGGTAGTATGGCTGGGGTTTTACTTGTCAATAACGGCTTTTATTTTCTCTTCCTTTGGGAACTTATGTCTCTTTTCTCATTTTTTTTGGTGGTCTATGAACATGAGGAGACTTCCAATCGCAAAGCGGCCTTCATTTATTTTGTTATGACCCATGTGGGAACGGTCTTTTTGATTGCGGCCGTTCTGTACCTCTACAGCAAGACCGGAAGCTTTCTTTATGGGGATTGGGCCGCCATAGCCTCAGAATTAAGCCCAGGAGAAAAAAATAGTCTCTTTCTATGTTTTTTGGTGGGTTTTGGAACGAAAGCAGGGCTGGTGCCATTTCATATCTGGCTGCCCTATGCTCATCCTGTTGCCCCCTCTCCGGTATCTGCATTAATGTCCGGGGTGATGGTAAAGATCGCGCTCTATATGATCATGAGGCTGGTTTGGTTAACTCTGGCCCCCATGGAGCTATGGTGGGGCGGGCTAATGCTGGCGCTTGGGGTGCTTTCGGCTTTTATCGGGATTCTCTACGCCTGTGTGGAACGGAATGTAAAACGCTTGCTAGCCTACTCGACAGTGGAGAATATGGGTATTCTGACTATGGCCTTAGGGACGGCTATGATCGCCCAAACCTTGGGTTATACGGAATTAGTGGTCCTTGCCCTGGCTGCCTTTTTCTGGCATGGGGTTCATCATCTCCTTTTTAAGTCCAATATGTTTATGGCCGCGGGAAATATTATTCAAGCAACCCATACAAAAAAGCTTGATCAGATGGGTGGTTTACTCAAGAAAATGCCCAGAACTGGCTTATGGGCAATGGTTGGCGCTGTCGGACTTGCCGCACTCCCGCCCTTGGGAGGTTTTTGGGGGGAATGGCTGTTATTTCATGCCTTATGGAAGACTTCCATTCAAGTGGGAGGGGGACTGCTCAAGCTGATGTTGCCTTTAATTCTGACAGCTTTGGCTTTTGTCTCTGCCTTGGCTTTGGCAACCATGGTGAAATGGTTCTCCGGGGCTTTTTTGGGGCAGGCACGGACGGCAAATGCTGAAAAGGCTCAAGAGCTGCCCTGGTCACAGACAGTATCCATGGGAAGTTCAATGATGCTAACCCTACTCATTCTGCTTTGGCCGCAAGGCCTTTTGAAACTCATGAGTGTCCCCATTCAAGTGCTAAGCTATCAAAGCTCTTCTTCATTAACCGACAGCTTAATTTCTCCGTTTTTTTCCGATTTCCTTAGCCTGATTACTCCTTATATTTTACTTCTGGGTCTTTTCTCCGGAACGCTCTATTTGTTATCAGGAGGAAAACGGAGGAGGGTAAGCGGAACCTGGAACTGCGGTGTTCCTTTAACCCCTCGTATGCAATACACAAGTTTAGGGATAACCATGCCTTTGCGGATTGTCCTGAAACGGATTTTGGCCTTTCATTCCATTATCGATAAAAAGTTTGGGGAAAACCCCTATGTATTACAGTCTTTAAAATATCGTGGCCGAACCCGTGAAATGGTGGAGGAAGCGTTCTATCGGCCTTCCATGAAACTGGTTTTGTGGTGTGCGGATCGGATTCGCATTCTGCAAACCGGCAGTATCCACACTTATCTGGCTTATATTCTGTTGACCTTAGTGGTTGTATTGATTTGGACTATGTAG
- a CDS encoding GDSL-type esterase/lipase family protein, translating to MNGIYLALGDSLTTGYGVGLNCSFATLYYSTLLSGCPNLRYENLGVNGLTSSQLVDVVGQTNVQRLISQAGIITVTIGSNDLLALGKGLVSGRLVNPELTLRDFHQNLMSLGDRIRSVNCSAVLKIASIYNPLPPLDKQTDALAYTLLKSANHTVTQMARHYRGIVVPVAKAFKGQEMLLLSSDHIHPNIAGHQVMAELFARY from the coding sequence ATGAATGGTATATACCTGGCATTAGGTGACTCATTAACGACAGGTTATGGAGTGGGGCTCAATTGTTCGTTTGCTACCTTGTATTATTCAACCTTGTTGTCCGGTTGTCCGAATCTAAGATACGAGAACCTTGGGGTTAATGGTCTGACAAGCAGCCAGTTGGTTGATGTGGTTGGACAGACTAATGTACAGCGTTTAATTTCTCAAGCCGGAATCATTACAGTGACCATAGGCTCAAACGATCTTCTTGCCCTTGGCAAAGGTTTGGTATCAGGTCGGTTGGTCAATCCGGAGCTGACTCTGCGAGACTTCCACCAAAATCTTATGTCACTGGGAGATAGGATAAGAAGTGTTAATTGTTCAGCAGTCCTCAAGATAGCAAGTATCTATAATCCCTTACCTCCCCTAGATAAACAAACCGATGCTCTCGCGTATACTTTGCTGAAAAGTGCCAACCATACGGTCACTCAAATGGCCAGACATTATAGAGGAATCGTGGTGCCGGTTGCCAAAGCATTTAAAGGCCAAGAAATGCTCCTTCTTAGCTCTGACCATATTCATCCTAATATTGCTGGACATCAAGTTATGGCTGAGCTCTTCGCACGATATTAA
- a CDS encoding YbaK/EbsC family protein: MSVETVKNFFHMKGKTVPILKFEDTSTVAKAAESLGVTPGEIAKSLFLQVQGDFVMVLMAGDKRLDNRKFKDAFNGKPKMPEVEQVLELTGHPVGGVCPFGLRQEIPVYLDESLKKYSVVYPAAGAPDAAVKLTVVELEELVATGWVNVAQD; this comes from the coding sequence ATGTCAGTTGAAACGGTGAAGAATTTTTTCCATATGAAGGGGAAAACAGTACCTATTCTGAAATTTGAAGATACCAGTACTGTTGCTAAAGCCGCAGAGTCCTTGGGTGTTACCCCAGGGGAAATTGCCAAGTCTCTCTTTTTACAGGTTCAGGGAGATTTTGTCATGGTGCTTATGGCAGGGGATAAAAGACTGGATAACCGAAAATTCAAGGATGCCTTCAACGGAAAACCCAAAATGCCTGAAGTAGAGCAGGTTTTGGAATTGACCGGACATCCGGTGGGAGGGGTCTGCCCTTTCGGATTAAGGCAGGAAATTCCTGTTTATTTAGATGAATCATTAAAGAAATACTCTGTAGTCTATCCGGCAGCAGGTGCCCCTGATGCAGCAGTAAAGCTGACAGTGGTAGAATTGGAAGAGCTTGTGGCAACAGGCTGGGTGAATGTGGCTCAGGATTAA
- a CDS encoding GatB/YqeY domain-containing protein, translating into MSLKDRLVEDMKVAMKAKEEGKVRLSVIRMTRAAIKNAEIDKQVEFNDDQVIEVLAKEVKMRRDSIEEFSKANRPDTVKALEEEISVLMEYLPQQLSEGEIRQLAQETIAEVGAQGPKDLGKVMGKITPKTKGRADGKLVNQIVRELLGS; encoded by the coding sequence TTGTCCCTGAAAGATCGCCTCGTTGAGGATATGAAGGTTGCCATGAAGGCCAAAGAGGAGGGGAAGGTTAGACTTTCCGTCATCCGAATGACCCGGGCCGCCATTAAAAATGCTGAAATAGATAAGCAAGTGGAATTTAACGATGATCAAGTCATCGAAGTCTTAGCTAAAGAAGTCAAAATGCGTCGTGATTCGATTGAAGAGTTTTCTAAGGCGAATCGTCCCGATACAGTGAAAGCCCTGGAGGAGGAAATCTCCGTTCTCATGGAATACCTTCCTCAGCAGCTTTCTGAAGGGGAAATACGCCAGTTAGCCCAAGAGACTATTGCCGAAGTCGGTGCTCAAGGACCGAAAGATCTGGGTAAAGTCATGGGCAAGATTACTCCGAAGACAAAAGGACGCGCTGACGGCAAACTGGTTAACCAGATCGTGCGTGAACTTCTAGGATCTTAG
- the rpsU gene encoding 30S ribosomal protein S21 has protein sequence MSEIKVGKNESLDSALRRFKRTCQRAGVLSEARKHEHYEKPSVKRKKKSEAARKRKFK, from the coding sequence ATGAGCGAAATTAAAGTCGGTAAAAACGAATCCCTGGATAGCGCACTCCGCCGGTTCAAGCGTACTTGTCAGCGTGCAGGCGTATTATCAGAGGCTCGTAAACATGAGCATTATGAAAAGCCTAGTGTTAAGCGGAAGAAGAAATCCGAAGCAGCACGTAAACGTAAGTTTAAATAA
- a CDS encoding histidine triad nucleotide-binding protein, giving the protein MSECIFCKIINKEIPSQVVFEDEYVLAFKDINPVAPVHLLIIPKKHMESLNDIEVVDEALIGHILMVAKKLAQESGIADSGYRVVNNCGDDGGQVVKHLHFHLIGGQPLGIKIC; this is encoded by the coding sequence ATGTCGGAGTGCATCTTTTGTAAAATAATCAATAAGGAGATTCCCAGCCAGGTTGTTTTCGAGGATGAGTATGTGTTGGCGTTTAAGGATATTAATCCTGTAGCTCCGGTACATTTGCTTATAATTCCAAAGAAACATATGGAAAGCCTAAATGATATTGAAGTTGTGGATGAGGCCTTAATCGGGCATATTTTGATGGTGGCTAAAAAACTGGCTCAAGAGTCTGGTATAGCTGATTCAGGTTATCGTGTGGTTAACAATTGTGGTGACGATGGGGGCCAGGTGGTTAAGCATTTGCATTTCCACCTGATTGGCGGTCAGCCTTTAGGCATAAAAATTTGTTGA
- a CDS encoding PEGA domain-containing protein yields the protein MKKDGFFLKGRFFKAKRWKIAGFLLVLVILLGIGSFLMMPAVTFHAPRTVFNRHTIPPFVAMVESGGKVATWNKSKGEMTIEKVGDSIKLHIDTEQSQGIPIYINGSYVGKSPLNKRLFPGKYEIVAKPPGYLGSIRYLKLSTEYPKDKQVILPVDRHRYQDYLDEILRLGYTPIKVMDYYNNVPITDKTLILRHDVDESADYALEMAELEKARGIKSSYYFRWRTADPEVIRKVRAMGHEVGLHYETLAFYAQEMGLKSAEDITPTVRQELRRRLKFEIAEFERLHGDIYTIASHGAEENRRLRLTNYQAVMEGENPLDYGIIGTAYGPIIEKFSYMSDVGGIWEPFPYPELENNKGPFYFLIHPIHWVSSFTE from the coding sequence ATGAAAAAGGATGGCTTTTTTTTAAAAGGACGGTTTTTTAAGGCAAAGCGGTGGAAGATAGCAGGTTTTCTTTTAGTTCTCGTTATCTTGCTGGGCATTGGCTCCTTTTTAATGATGCCCGCTGTGACATTTCATGCCCCCCGCACCGTGTTCAACCGACACACTATTCCCCCCTTCGTCGCGATGGTTGAATCAGGCGGAAAGGTTGCCACCTGGAATAAGTCCAAGGGTGAAATGACGATCGAAAAGGTTGGCGACAGTATAAAGCTTCATATCGATACTGAGCAGAGTCAGGGGATTCCAATTTATATCAATGGTAGCTATGTGGGCAAATCGCCATTGAATAAGCGTCTTTTTCCTGGAAAATATGAAATTGTAGCTAAACCTCCCGGATATTTGGGATCTATCCGGTATTTGAAACTGAGCACTGAATATCCGAAAGACAAACAGGTTATCTTGCCTGTGGACCGGCACCGTTATCAGGATTATTTGGATGAAATCCTCCGTCTCGGCTATACTCCCATAAAAGTGATGGATTATTATAACAATGTTCCCATAACGGACAAAACCCTCATCTTAAGACACGATGTGGATGAATCGGCGGATTATGCCTTAGAAATGGCGGAACTGGAAAAAGCCCGGGGAATCAAAAGTTCCTACTATTTCCGGTGGCGCACCGCTGATCCGGAAGTGATCCGAAAAGTGAGGGCAATGGGCCACGAAGTGGGTCTGCACTATGAGACCCTGGCTTTTTACGCTCAGGAAATGGGCTTAAAATCGGCCGAGGACATAACTCCCACTGTCCGACAAGAACTGAGGCGACGCCTGAAATTTGAAATAGCCGAATTTGAACGGCTCCATGGAGATATATATACGATTGCCTCTCATGGAGCGGAGGAGAATAGACGGCTGAGGCTTACCAATTACCAGGCCGTTATGGAAGGGGAAAATCCCTTGGATTATGGAATTATCGGGACCGCTTATGGACCGATAATAGAAAAATTCTCTTATATGAGTGATGTCGGCGGTATCTGGGAACCGTTCCCCTATCCGGAATTAGAAAATAATAAAGGACCGTTCTACTTCCTCATCCATCCTATTCATTGGGTCTCTAGTTTCACTGAATAA
- the mtaB gene encoding tRNA (N(6)-L-threonylcarbamoyladenosine(37)-C(2))-methylthiotransferase MtaB, whose protein sequence is MADSIQQRNPSSLAGCSGDHLEPRALGVCFVTLGCKVNQTESEALGQLFRNNGYHVVSSTEKADVVVVNTCTVTNTGDAKSRQTIRRMVKAHPDAFVVVMGCYAQTAPGEILDIEGVDLVLGTQDRGRILELIAQVKQEQQPKNSVHAIWDAKAFEELPLIEEESRTRATLKIQEGCNKFCTYCIIPYARGPVRSRIPENAVTEAEKLVAAGYKEIVLTGIHTGSYGEDLGENWDLARLVKVLAQVKGLHRLRLSSIEPMEFTPELIDVIINHPTVCPHLHIPLQCGSDAILTRMKRPYAVKEFKELILRLNALLPGIAITTDVIVGFPGETEQNFRESLETVRSCGFSGVHVFPYSKRKGTPAAKYPDQIPNKIKEQRVKDLMQVARKSQEDYVRRFIGQTVEVLIERVSPEGVAAGHTRNYIQVHLPPREGKTWTNGELVNCVLEESFVN, encoded by the coding sequence ATGGCAGATTCCATACAGCAAAGAAATCCGTCGTCTTTAGCCGGATGCAGCGGTGATCATTTAGAGCCGCGGGCCCTCGGGGTTTGTTTTGTTACCCTTGGGTGTAAAGTGAATCAGACCGAGAGTGAAGCCTTAGGGCAACTGTTTCGGAATAATGGATATCATGTGGTGTCTTCCACGGAGAAGGCGGATGTGGTCGTGGTCAATACATGTACCGTAACCAATACGGGGGATGCTAAGTCACGGCAAACCATTCGGCGTATGGTAAAGGCTCATCCGGATGCTTTTGTGGTGGTCATGGGGTGCTATGCCCAGACTGCTCCGGGGGAGATTCTTGATATTGAAGGGGTTGACCTGGTCTTGGGAACTCAGGATCGGGGGAGAATCCTGGAGCTTATTGCTCAAGTGAAGCAGGAGCAGCAGCCGAAGAACAGTGTACATGCTATTTGGGATGCTAAGGCCTTTGAAGAACTGCCTCTGATCGAAGAGGAAAGCAGGACAAGGGCGACTTTAAAAATTCAGGAGGGGTGTAACAAATTTTGCACCTATTGCATTATCCCTTACGCCCGAGGGCCCGTCAGAAGCAGAATCCCTGAGAACGCCGTCACAGAAGCGGAAAAGCTGGTTGCGGCAGGTTATAAGGAGATCGTATTGACAGGAATTCATACGGGCTCTTATGGAGAAGATCTGGGAGAGAATTGGGATTTGGCCCGGTTGGTCAAAGTGCTTGCTCAGGTTAAAGGGTTGCACCGCCTGCGCTTGAGCTCTATTGAACCCATGGAATTTACCCCTGAGCTCATCGATGTGATTATCAATCATCCTACGGTCTGCCCTCATCTTCATATTCCTTTGCAATGCGGCAGTGACGCCATTTTAACTCGAATGAAAAGACCCTATGCTGTCAAGGAATTTAAAGAGCTCATTCTACGGCTGAATGCTCTGCTGCCGGGGATCGCCATTACCACGGATGTGATCGTCGGCTTTCCGGGGGAGACGGAACAAAACTTCCGGGAGTCTCTGGAGACCGTTCGTTCCTGCGGCTTTTCCGGAGTTCATGTGTTTCCTTACTCCAAGCGCAAAGGAACACCCGCTGCTAAATACCCTGATCAGATTCCCAACAAAATCAAAGAGCAGCGAGTGAAGGATCTTATGCAGGTAGCCAGAAAAAGCCAGGAAGACTATGTCCGCAGATTTATCGGGCAGACGGTGGAAGTCCTGATTGAGCGGGTCAGCCCAGAGGGAGTAGCTGCAGGTCATACGCGAAATTATATTCAGGTTCACTTACCCCCTCGGGAAGGAAAAACCTGGACAAACGGCGAATTGGTGAATTGTGTGCTTGAAGAAAGTTTTGTGAATTAA
- a CDS encoding RsmE family RNA methyltransferase yields MHRFKISELGRNVFWLKGPEREHLVRVLRLAVGDQIIGFDNSGAEYKAVINKIEDQSVTCGIMEQDYPEVEARTQVYLAAGLSKGEKMEWVIQKGTELGMAGLIPLRTKRAVMKLEGSKAKDRVERWQKISSEASKQSHRVREPKLFPVSDWKELKTLLPSTTQWLIPYESEKTKTLQSVLRNFSPQEPIALLIGPEGGFDESEVLWAQENLQAQSVSLGPRILRAETAAIATLTLVLGHYGDLG; encoded by the coding sequence GTGCATCGCTTTAAAATATCGGAACTGGGTAGAAATGTTTTCTGGCTTAAGGGTCCCGAAAGAGAACACCTTGTCCGGGTCTTGCGTCTTGCGGTGGGTGATCAGATCATCGGCTTTGATAACTCGGGAGCAGAGTACAAAGCAGTTATCAATAAAATAGAGGACCAAAGCGTGACCTGTGGAATCATGGAACAGGATTACCCGGAAGTAGAAGCCCGAACCCAGGTCTACCTGGCAGCCGGTCTCTCTAAAGGGGAAAAGATGGAGTGGGTCATACAAAAGGGAACGGAATTAGGAATGGCCGGTTTGATTCCCCTGCGCACGAAACGGGCTGTCATGAAGCTGGAAGGGAGCAAGGCCAAAGACCGGGTGGAACGTTGGCAGAAGATCTCCAGTGAGGCATCCAAGCAATCTCATCGGGTCCGGGAACCAAAGCTCTTCCCAGTCTCTGATTGGAAAGAGCTTAAGACTCTCCTCCCGTCAACCACTCAGTGGCTTATTCCTTATGAAAGCGAGAAAACCAAGACCCTCCAATCTGTGCTCAGGAATTTCAGCCCACAGGAACCTATAGCACTCTTAATCGGGCCTGAAGGAGGCTTCGATGAATCGGAAGTACTTTGGGCCCAGGAGAATCTCCAGGCTCAAAGTGTGTCCCTGGGGCCAAGGATTCTGCGGGCAGAGACTGCGGCCATTGCGACCCTTACTCTTGTGCTGGGGCATTATGGGGATCTGGGATAA
- the prmA gene encoding 50S ribosomal protein L11 methyltransferase yields the protein MNWREIAVTVSSAGEEAVADLFYQLGCPGVSVEDPELLRSYVESGNWDYHDFGEIALTGTSVVKGYFCEDHELQSKLQRLDEGLKEVLHCFPEWVLQVKGLTVQEEDWATSWKAYFKPVRIGERFLIKPSWEEVTPQPQDIVLELDPGMAFGTGTHATTSLCLGTLEERVRPDMRVFDLGTGSGILAIAAAKLGAQVEAIDLDSVAVKVAQENVELNQVAGRVRVQQGDLGTVLHGQADLVVANIIADVILMLIPDLKRIMREDGEFLASGIIEHRSPDVEAGLREHGLEVLEKKEDSGWVLLRAGWQGASL from the coding sequence ATGAATTGGCGCGAAATTGCGGTAACTGTTTCATCGGCAGGAGAGGAAGCTGTTGCCGATCTTTTTTATCAGCTTGGCTGCCCTGGAGTAAGTGTGGAAGATCCGGAACTTCTGCGAAGTTATGTGGAATCCGGGAACTGGGATTACCATGATTTTGGAGAGATTGCATTAACCGGAACCTCTGTGGTAAAAGGATATTTCTGTGAAGATCACGAGCTTCAGTCCAAGCTTCAGCGACTTGATGAGGGACTGAAGGAGGTGCTTCATTGCTTTCCTGAATGGGTTCTTCAAGTGAAAGGCTTGACCGTACAAGAGGAAGATTGGGCCACCTCCTGGAAGGCTTATTTTAAGCCAGTTCGAATCGGTGAGCGTTTTTTGATCAAGCCCTCTTGGGAAGAGGTAACTCCTCAGCCTCAGGATATTGTCCTGGAGCTGGATCCTGGAATGGCCTTTGGTACGGGAACCCATGCCACGACATCTTTGTGTCTGGGGACCCTGGAAGAGAGGGTGAGACCGGATATGCGGGTCTTTGATTTGGGAACAGGATCGGGGATTCTCGCCATTGCAGCAGCAAAACTAGGCGCTCAAGTAGAGGCTATCGATTTAGACTCCGTTGCCGTTAAAGTAGCTCAAGAAAATGTGGAACTCAATCAGGTGGCCGGACGGGTCCGGGTACAGCAAGGGGATTTGGGGACGGTATTGCATGGACAAGCCGATTTAGTGGTAGCCAATATCATTGCCGATGTCATCCTGATGCTTATCCCCGACCTAAAGCGGATCATGAGAGAGGATGGAGAATTCCTCGCTTCAGGTATTATCGAACACCGTTCTCCAGATGTGGAAGCAGGACTGCGTGAGCACGGGTTGGAAGTTCTGGAAAAGAAAGAGGATTCGGGATGGGTCCTCTTACGAGCGGGGTGGCAGGGTGCATCGCTTTAA
- the dnaJ gene encoding molecular chaperone DnaJ — MKRDYYEVLGVSKNADEQEIKKAYRKLARQYHPDVNPGNKEAEEKFKEATEAYDVLSDSEKRTRYDQMGHSAFDPNQQGFGGDFGGFGDIFDMFFGGGGGQRRQGPTRGNDLRYDLTITFEEAAFGTEKEIQVPRQEACTECHGSGSAPGTHPTTCTHCHGTGQVKATQRTPFGAIQTARTCPNCNGSGQFISSPCKECSGKGTTRKVKTIKVNVPAGSEDGLNLRFSGSGEAGLRGGPYGDLYVVLNVKAHKFFEREGNDVYCEIPITFVQAALGSEIDIPTLDGKVKMKIPEGTQTATVFRLRGHGIPYRRGNGRGDQHVRVVVATPTKLTDRQKELLREFGEVTSDQQQMGKKSFFEKVKENIRDAIDL, encoded by the coding sequence ATGAAACGGGATTATTATGAAGTACTCGGAGTCTCTAAGAACGCTGACGAACAAGAAATCAAAAAGGCCTATCGAAAACTAGCCCGCCAATATCATCCCGATGTTAATCCGGGAAATAAAGAGGCAGAGGAAAAATTCAAAGAGGCAACCGAAGCCTATGATGTCTTAAGCGATTCTGAAAAACGTACTCGATATGATCAAATGGGCCATTCCGCCTTCGATCCCAACCAGCAAGGTTTTGGCGGAGATTTTGGCGGCTTTGGGGATATCTTCGATATGTTTTTTGGCGGCGGTGGTGGTCAGCGTCGGCAAGGCCCCACTCGAGGGAATGACCTTCGTTATGACTTAACCATTACTTTCGAGGAGGCTGCTTTTGGTACCGAGAAAGAAATTCAAGTTCCTCGTCAAGAGGCCTGCACGGAATGTCATGGCTCTGGTTCAGCCCCTGGAACTCATCCTACCACCTGTACACATTGTCATGGAACAGGGCAGGTTAAGGCTACCCAACGAACCCCCTTTGGAGCGATTCAAACTGCAAGAACTTGTCCAAACTGTAATGGTTCAGGTCAATTTATATCTTCCCCATGTAAAGAATGCAGCGGAAAAGGAACCACACGGAAAGTCAAAACCATTAAAGTCAATGTCCCCGCAGGATCAGAGGATGGTCTTAACCTTCGTTTCAGCGGCAGCGGGGAAGCGGGACTGCGGGGGGGACCATACGGAGACCTTTATGTGGTCCTCAATGTCAAAGCCCATAAATTCTTTGAAAGAGAAGGGAACGACGTGTATTGCGAGATTCCCATAACCTTTGTACAGGCTGCCCTTGGGTCGGAGATCGATATTCCGACCCTGGATGGCAAAGTCAAAATGAAGATCCCCGAAGGAACTCAGACCGCCACGGTGTTCCGTCTAAGAGGTCATGGTATTCCTTATCGCCGTGGCAACGGGAGAGGGGATCAGCATGTGCGGGTGGTCGTAGCCACTCCGACTAAACTCACCGACCGCCAAAAGGAACTGCTTCGTGAGTTCGGAGAGGTTACCAGCGATCAACAACAAATGGGTAAAAAGTCCTTCTTCGAAAAGGTCAAAGAAAATATACGGGATGCCATCGATTTATAA